One stretch of Acanthochromis polyacanthus isolate Apoly-LR-REF ecotype Palm Island chromosome 16, KAUST_Apoly_ChrSc, whole genome shotgun sequence DNA includes these proteins:
- the mcm3 gene encoding DNA replication licensing factor MCM3 isoform X9: MATDMVDDQEMREAQRDYLDFLDDDQDQGIYQSKVRDMISENKARLIININDLRRRNEARAAKLMNNAFVELLAFQRALKDLVASVDATYAKQYEEFFVGLEGSFGSKHVSPRTLTSRLLGSMVCVEGIITKCSLVRPKVVRSVHYCPATKKTMERKYTDMTSLDAFPSSAIYPTKDEENNPLETEFGLSIYKDHQTITVQEMPEKAPAGQLPRSVDIILDNDLVDVVKPGDRVQVVGTYRCLPGKKGGFTSGTFRTIMIACNVKQMSKDVSPHFSADDVAKIRNFSQTRSINVFDQLARSLAPSIHGHEYIKKAILCMLLGGVEKVLENGSRIRGDINILLIGDPSVAKSQLLRYVLHTAPRAIPTTGRGSSGVGLTAAVTTDQETGERRLEAGAMVLGDRGVVCIDEFDKMSDMDRTAIHEVMEQGRVTIAKAGIHARLNARCSVLAAANPVYGRYNQYKTPMENIGLQDSLLSRFDLLFIMLDQMDPEHDREISDHVLRMHRYRDPHEQEGAAMALGGTVDVLATEDPDAIEEEHEELQIYEKHNNLLHGSRRKKDKIVSKEFMRKYIHIAKAVTPVLTEEAANHIAEEYSRLRSQDQLGADLARTSPVTARTLETLIRLSTAHAKARMSKAVELQDSEVAVELVQFAYFKKVLEKEKKRSRQDRDSGSEEDEDEDVSTQRSQRTQRKRGRRGSQGSEPYSPYDFSEDQEVPEIQAGTPKPTKPQHDEEPMEAGDADLSAERLKEFKSSLFSVFQSAHAQSVKMTALMDDINKQRQDRFTEAEVRVALARMQDDNQVMMADDIIFLI; this comes from the exons ATGGCGACCGACATGGTAGATGACCAGGAGATGAGGGAGGCTCAGAGGGACTACCTGGACTTCCTGGACGACGAC CAGGACCAGGGGATCTACCAGAGCAAAGTCCGGGACATGATCAGCGAGAATAAAGCTCGACTCATCATCAACATCAACGACCTGAGGAGGAGGAACGAGGCCCGAGCTGCCAA GCTGATGAACAACGCCTTCGTGGAGCTGCTGGCGTTCCAGCGAGCGCTGAAGGACCTGGTGGCCTCGGTGGACGCCACCTACGCCAAACAGTACGAGGAGTTCTTCGTCGGCCTGGAGGGAAGCTTCGGGTCCAAACACGTCTCCCCCAGAACCCTGACCTCCAGACTGCTGGGCAGCATGGTCTGTGTGGAGGGCATCATCACCAAGT GTTCTCTGGTGCGTCCCAAAGTGGTGCGCAGCGTCCATTACTGTCCGGCCACCAAGAAGACGATGGAGAGGAAGTACACGGACATGACCTCTCTGGACGCCTTCCCCTCCAGCGCCATTTACCCCACCAAG gACGAGGAGAACAACCCTCTGGAGACGGAGTTTGGTCTGTCCATCTACAAGGACCACCAGACCATCACGGTGCAGGAGATGCCAGAGAAAGCTCCAGCCGGGCAGCTACCTCGCTCCGTGGACATCATCCTGGACAACGACCTGGTGGACGTGGTCAAACCAGGAGACCGAGTCCAGGTGGTCGGGACGTACCGCTGCCTGCCAGGAAAGAAGGGAGGATTCACCTCTGGGACCTTCAG GACCATCATGATCGCCTGTAACGTCAAACAGATGAGCAAAGACGTTTCTCCTCACTTCTCTGCTGATGATGTGGCCAAAATCAGGAACTTCTCTCAGACTCGCTCCATA AACGTGTTCGACCAGCTGGCTCGCTCTCTGGCTCCCAGCATCCACGGACACGAGTACATCAAGAAGGCCATCCTGTGCATGCTGCTGGGAGGAGTGGAGAAGGTTCTGGAGAACGGCTCCAGGATCAGAGGAGACATCAACATCCTGCTGATCG GTGACCCGTCCGTGGCCAAATCTCAGCTGCTGCGTTACGTTCTCCACACGGCTCCCAGAGCCATTCCCACCACCGGCCGAGGCTCGTCCGGCGTCGGTCTGACGGCTGCCGTCACCACGGATCAGGAGACGG GTGAGCGTCGTCTGGAGGCGGGCGCTATGGTTCTGGGCGACCGCGGCGTCGTCTGCATCGACGAGTTCGACAAGATGTCCGACATGGACCGCACGGCCATCCACGAGGTGATGGAGCAGGGCCGCGTCACCATCGCCAAGGCCGGCATCCACGCCCGGCTCAACGCCCGCTGCTCCGTGCTGGCCGCCGCCAACCCCGTCTACGGACGG TACAACCAGTATAAAACCCCCATGGAGAACATCGGCCTCCAGGACTCTCTGCTGTCGCGTTTCGACCTCCTCTTCATCATGCTGGACCAGATGGACCCCGAGCACGACCGTGAGATCTCGGACCACGTCCTGAGGATGCACCGATACCGCGACCCCCACGAGCAGGAGGGAGCAG CCATGGCTCTAGGTGGAACTGTGGACGTTCTGGCTACAGAAGACCCAGACGCCATAGAGGAGGAGCATGAGGAGCTGCAGATCTAcgagaaacacaacaacctgCTGCATGGAAGCAGGAGGAAGAA GGATAAGATTGTGAGTAAGGAGTTCATGAGGAAGTACATCCACATCGCCAAAGCCGTGACGCCCGTTCTGACGGAGGAGGCGGCCAATCACATCGCAGAGGAGTACTCCAGGCTGAGGAGCCAGGACCAGCTGGGAGCCGACCTGGCCAGG ACCTCTCCGGTGACGGCTCGTACTCTGGAGACTCTGATCCGTCTTTCCACGGCCCACGCTAAGGCCCGCATGAGCAAAGCCGTGGAGCTGCAGGACTCGGAGGTGGCCGTGGAGCTCGTCCAGTTCGCCTACTTCAAAAAG GTtctggagaaggagaagaaacgCTCGAGGCAGGACCGAGACTCTGGATCAGAGGAGGACGAGGATGAAGACGTGTCCACCCAGCGCTCACAGAGAACTCAGAGGAAGAG GGGGCGTCGTGGATCCCAGGGCAGTGAGCCTTACAGTCCGTATGACTTCAGTGAGGACCAGGAGGTCCCTGAGA TTCAGGCCGGCACCCCGAAACCGACCAAACCACAGCATGATGAGGAGCCGATGGAGGCCGGAGACGCCGATCTGTCTGCAGAGAG GCTGAAGGAGTTCAAGTCGTCCCTGTTCTCCGTCTTCCAGTCTGCTCACGCTCAGTCGGTGAAGATGACGGCGCTGATGGATGACATCAACAAGCAGCGCCAGGATCGCTTCACGGAGGCCGAAGTCCGCGTCGCTTTGGCTCGTATGCAGGACGACAACCAGGTGATGATGGCAGACGACATCATCTTCCTGATCTGA
- the mcm3 gene encoding DNA replication licensing factor MCM3 isoform X3 — translation MATDMVDDQEMREAQRDYLDFLDDDQDQGIYQSKVRDMISENKARLIININDLRRRNEARAAKLMNNAFVELLAFQRALKDLVASVDATYAKQYEEFFVGLEGSFGSKHVSPRTLTSRLLGSMVCVEGIITKCSLVRPKVVRSVHYCPATKKTMERKYTDMTSLDAFPSSAIYPTKDEENNPLETEFGLSIYKDHQTITVQEMPEKAPAGQLPRSVDIILDNDLVDVVKPGDRVQVVGTYRCLPGKKGGFTSGTFRTIMIACNVKQMSKDVSPHFSADDVAKIRNFSQTRSINVFDQLARSLAPSIHGHEYIKKAILCMLLGGVEKVLENGSRIRGDINILLIGDPSVAKSQLLRYVLHTAPRAIPTTGRGSSGVGLTAAVTTDQETGERRLEAGAMVLGDRGVVCIDEFDKMSDMDRTAIHEVMEQGRVTIAKAGIHARLNARCSVLAAANPVYGRYNQYKTPMENIGLQDSLLSRFDLLFIMLDQMDPEHDREISDHVLRMHRYRDPHEQEGAAMALGGTVDVLATEDPDAIEEEHEELQIYEKHNNLLHGSRRKKDKIVSKEFMRKYIHIAKAVTPVLTEEAANHIAEEYSRLRSQDQLGADLARTSPVTARTLETLIRLSTAHAKARMSKAVELQDSEVAVELVQFAYFKKVLEKEKKRSRQDRDSGSEEDEDEDVSTQRSQRTQRKRGRRGSQGSEPYSPYDFSEDQEVPEIQAGTPKPTKPQHDEEPMEAGDADLSAERLKEFKSSLFSVFQSAHAQSVKMTALMDDINKQRQDRFTEAEVRVALARMQDDNQVMMADDIIFLI, via the exons ATGGCGACCGACATGGTAGATGACCAGGAGATGAGGGAGGCTCAGAGGGACTACCTGGACTTCCTGGACGACGAC CAGGACCAGGGGATCTACCAGAGCAAAGTCCGGGACATGATCAGCGAGAATAAAGCTCGACTCATCATCAACATCAACGACCTGAGGAGGAGGAACGAGGCCCGAGCTGCCAA GCTGATGAACAACGCCTTCGTGGAGCTGCTGGCGTTCCAGCGAGCGCTGAAGGACCTGGTGGCCTCGGTGGACGCCACCTACGCCAAACAGTACGAGGAGTTCTTCGTCGGCCTGGAGGGAAGCTTCGGGTCCAAACACGTCTCCCCCAGAACCCTGACCTCCAGACTGCTGGGCAGCATGGTCTGTGTGGAGGGCATCATCACCAAGT GTTCTCTGGTGCGTCCCAAAGTGGTGCGCAGCGTCCATTACTGTCCGGCCACCAAGAAGACGATGGAGAGGAAGTACACGGACATGACCTCTCTGGACGCCTTCCCCTCCAGCGCCATTTACCCCACCAAG gACGAGGAGAACAACCCTCTGGAGACGGAGTTTGGTCTGTCCATCTACAAGGACCACCAGACCATCACGGTGCAGGAGATGCCAGAGAAAGCTCCAGCCGGGCAGCTACCTCGCTCCGTGGACATCATCCTGGACAACGACCTGGTGGACGTGGTCAAACCAGGAGACCGAGTCCAGGTGGTCGGGACGTACCGCTGCCTGCCAGGAAAGAAGGGAGGATTCACCTCTGGGACCTTCAG GACCATCATGATCGCCTGTAACGTCAAACAGATGAGCAAAGACGTTTCTCCTCACTTCTCTGCTGATGATGTGGCCAAAATCAGGAACTTCTCTCAGACTCGCTCCATA AACGTGTTCGACCAGCTGGCTCGCTCTCTGGCTCCCAGCATCCACGGACACGAGTACATCAAGAAGGCCATCCTGTGCATGCTGCTGGGAGGAGTGGAGAAGGTTCTGGAGAACGGCTCCAGGATCAGAGGAGACATCAACATCCTGCTGATCG GTGACCCGTCCGTGGCCAAATCTCAGCTGCTGCGTTACGTTCTCCACACGGCTCCCAGAGCCATTCCCACCACCGGCCGAGGCTCGTCCGGCGTCGGTCTGACGGCTGCCGTCACCACGGATCAGGAGACGG GTGAGCGTCGTCTGGAGGCGGGCGCTATGGTTCTGGGCGACCGCGGCGTCGTCTGCATCGACGAGTTCGACAAGATGTCCGACATGGACCGCACGGCCATCCACGAGGTGATGGAGCAGGGCCGCGTCACCATCGCCAAGGCCGGCATCCACGCCCGGCTCAACGCCCGCTGCTCCGTGCTGGCCGCCGCCAACCCCGTCTACGGACGG TACAACCAGTATAAAACCCCCATGGAGAACATCGGCCTCCAGGACTCTCTGCTGTCGCGTTTCGACCTCCTCTTCATCATGCTGGACCAGATGGACCCCGAGCACGACCGTGAGATCTCGGACCACGTCCTGAGGATGCACCGATACCGCGACCCCCACGAGCAGGAGGGAGCAG CCATGGCTCTAGGTGGAACTGTGGACGTTCTGGCTACGGAAGACCCAGACGCCATAGAGGAGGAGCATGAGGAGCTGCAGATCTAcgagaaacacaacaacctgCTGCATGGAAGCAGGAGGAAGAA GGATAAGATTGTGAGTAAGGAGTTCATGAGGAAGTACATCCACATCGCCAAAGCCGTGACGCCCGTTCTGACGGAGGAGGCGGCCAATCACATCGCAGAGGAGTACTCCAGGCTGAGGAGCCAGGACCAGCTGGGAGCCGACCTGGCCAGG ACCTCTCCGGTGACGGCTCGTACTCTGGAGACTCTGATCCGTCTTTCCACGGCCCACGCTAAGGCCCGCATGAGCAAAGCCGTGGAGCTGCAGGACTCGGAGGTGGCCGTGGAGCTCGTCCAGTTCGCCTACTTCAAAAAG GTtctggagaaggagaagaaacgCTCGAGGCAGGACCGAGACTCTGGATCAGAGGAGGACGAGGATGAAGACGTGTCCACCCAGCGCTCACAGAGAACTCAGAGGAAGAG GGGGCGTCGTGGATCCCAGGGCAGTGAGCCTTACAGTCCGTATGACTTCAGTGAGGACCAGGAGGTCCCTGAGA TTCAGGCCGGCACCCCGAAACCGACCAAACCACAGCATGATGAGGAGCCGATGGAGGCCGGAGACGCCGATCTGTCTGCAGAGAG GCTGAAGGAGTTCAAGTCGTCCCTGTTCTCCGTCTTCCAGTCTGCTCACGCTCAGTCGGTGAAGATGACGGCGCTGATGGATGACATCAACAAGCAGCGCCAGGATCGCTTCACGGAGGCCGAAGTCCGCGTCGCTTTGGCTCGTATGCAGGACGACAACCAGGTGATGATGGCAGACGACATCATCTTCCTGATCTGA
- the LOC127530256 gene encoding piggyBac transposable element-derived protein 4-like, with protein MEGPMEGPMEGPMEGPMEAPMEAPMEGPMEAPMEAPMEAPMEAPMEAPMEAPMEAPMEAPMEAPMEAPMEAPMEADLFAESPSSQSDEDWEPSTAGVYGQEDSTSGEEETISLTPAKSPKRWSGRGRGRGRGRGRGRGEIIRTSPSPSDQASTLAERWNDVDVPDIEPPRIIFCPNRTPGPQLIMTENYTPVQLFQLFFSNDVLLPIVKNTNEHGSAHYSTPSHPWTNIDLRDMFSFISVAIYMGVVKCSSYTDYWRGDDLYSLPFPKRVMAGRKFRKMTWALHLNSAAMDAENEGRRGTAAFDRLGKIKPLYDDMREACKRNYHPNQEIAIDERMVASKARIGLKQYMKRKPVKWGYKLFVLADSKAGYTWDFFVYQGKSTVNTGKGISYESVMELLKPQLLGTGYKLFVDNFYTSTTLFQDLLKMKVWACGTIRTNLIGFPRTTENSLDSKSPRGSVRWIRKDSLLYVQWRDTRDVSLCSTLHQAHAGETIKRRIRSADGQWEVKDIPVPPVVKDYNQHMGGVDLSDALIGFYKVLHKTRKWYKTFFFHFLDIAIVNAFLLHKELAIAKGQVPMNQKAFRETLSRDLARMGSAPTDKPVQGPAPAPAPAPAPHRVIYISGNSTAGRLKCRNCHKKTPVKCVTCDVPLCFLAGRDCYNDWHVANSFWK; from the exons ATGGAGGGGCCGATGGAGGGGCCGATGGAGGGGCCGATGGAGGGGCCGATGGAGGCGCCGATGGAGGCGCCGATGGAGGGGCCGATGGAGGCGCCGATGGAGGCGCCGATGGAGGCGCCGATGGAGGCGCCGATGGAGGCGCCGATGGAGGCGCCGATGGAGGCGCCGATGGAGGCGCCGATGGAGGCGCCGATGGAGGCGCCGATGGAGGCGCCGATGGAGGCCGATCTGTTTGCAGAGAG CCCATCATCACAGTCTGATGAAGACTGGGAGCCAAGCACAGCAGGGGTCTACGGGCAAGAGGACAGTACCTCTGGAGAAGAGGAGACCATTTCCCTAACTCCAGCCAAAAGTCCGAAGCGGTGGAGTGGCAGAGGAAGGGGAAGGGGAAGGGGAAGGGGAAGGGGGAGGGGAGAAATAATAAGAACAAGCCCAAGCCCCAGTGACCAAGCCAGCACATTAGCTGAGAGATGGAATGATGTGGACGTTCCTGACATAGAGCCACCACGGATAATCTTTTGTCCTAACCGCACCCCAGGACCCCAGCTCATCatgacagaaaattacacaCCTGTCCAACTTTTCCAGCTCTTTTTCAGCAACGATGTTTTGCTTCCCAttgtgaaaaacacaaatgaacatGGCTCTGCGCATTACTCCACGCCCTCACATCCATGGACAAACATTGACTTACGGGATATGTTTTCCTTCATATCAGTGGCGATTTACATGGGTGTGGTGAAGTGCTCATCCTATACAGATTACTGGCGGGGGGATGATCTGTACAGTTTACCATTTCCGAAAAGAGTCATGGCAGGACGGAAGTTCAGGAAAATGACCTGGGCGCTCCATCTCAATAGTGCGGCAATGGATGCTGAGAATGAGGGGAGAAGAGGCACTGCAGCCTTTGATCGTCTCGGAAAAATAAAGCCCCTATATGATGACATGAGGGAGGCCTGCAAGAGAAACTATCATCCTAACCAGGAGATTGCCATTGATGAGAGGATGGTTGCTTCAAAAGCGAGGATTGGACTGAAACAGTACATGAAGCGCAAGCCTGTGAAATGGGGCTACAAGCTTTTTGTCTTGGCAGACTCCAAGGCTGGATATACCTGGGACTTCTTTGTCTATCAGGGAAAGTCAACAGTTAACACAGGGAAAGGAATCAGTTATGAGTCGGTAATGGAGCTGCTAAAGCCCCAGTTGCTGGGCACAGGCTACAAGCTCTTCGTGGACAACTTCTACACCAGTACCACACTCTTTCAAGACCTGCTAAAGATGAAGGTCTGGGCATGCGGCACCATTCGGACAAATCTGATCGGGTTTCCCAGAACCACAGAGAACAGCCTGGATTCCAAGTCTCCCCGTGGCAGTGTGAGATGGATCAGGAAGGACTCCCTCCTCTATGTTCAGTGGAGAGACACTAGGGATGTCTCCCTCTGCTCAACACTCCACCAAGCACACGCAGGGGAGACTATCAAACGGCGAATCCGGAGTGCAGATGGGCAGTGGGAAGTGAAAGACATCCCGGTTCCGCCAGTGGTCAAAGACTACAACCA GCACATGGGTGGAGTGGACCTGTCGGATGCCCTCATAGGGTTCTACAAGGTCCTCCACAAAACCAGGAAGTGGTACAAAacattcttttttcattttctggacATCGCCATCGTGAATGCCTTTCTCCTCCACAAGGAGCTCGCCATTGCTAAAGGACAGGTGCCGATGAACCAGAAGGCATTTAGGGAGACCCTTTCACGGGACCTGGCAAGGATGGGTTCTGCCCCCACAGACAAGCCGGTCCAAGgccctgctcctgctcctgctcctgctcctgctcctcaCAGGGTGATCTATATTAGTGGGAACAGCACTGCCGGCCGGCTGAAGTGCAGAAACTGCCACAAGAAGACACCCGTGAAGTGTGTCACCTGTGATGTTCCGCTTTGCTTCCTGGCTGGACGGGATTGCTACAATGACTGGCATGTTGCCAACAGTTTTTGGAAGTAG